The Cystobacter fuscus DSM 2262 genome includes a region encoding these proteins:
- the tssB gene encoding type VI secretion system contractile sheath small subunit: MPAKESIQHVLDRVRPPRVQITYDVEIGDAVEQKELPLVVGVLADLAGQQKELPRLKERKFVEVDRDNFDHVMAAIGPLLRLSVPDKLRDGDSRMAVELRFKSIDSFHPRQLVEQIEPLRKLLESRQRLVDLIAKLDGNDALADVLRSSLADRARLQALQSELATKREP, translated from the coding sequence ATGCCTGCAAAGGAAAGTATCCAGCACGTCCTGGACCGGGTCCGGCCGCCGCGAGTGCAGATCACCTATGACGTGGAGATTGGTGACGCGGTGGAGCAGAAGGAGCTTCCGCTGGTGGTTGGCGTCCTCGCGGACCTGGCTGGCCAGCAGAAGGAGCTCCCGCGCTTGAAGGAGCGCAAGTTCGTGGAGGTCGACCGCGACAACTTCGACCATGTCATGGCCGCTATCGGCCCTCTGCTGCGGCTGTCCGTGCCGGACAAGCTCCGTGACGGTGACAGCCGCATGGCCGTGGAGCTGCGCTTCAAGAGCATCGACTCCTTCCACCCTCGCCAGCTCGTCGAGCAGATCGAGCCCCTGCGCAAGCTCCTGGAGTCGCGCCAGCGGCTGGTGGACTTGATCGCCAAGCTGGACGGCAATGACGCGCTGGCGGACGTGCTGCGGTCCTCGCTGGCCGACAGGGCCCGGCTCCAGGCGCTCCAGTCCGAGCTGGCGACGAAGCGCGAGCCGTGA
- the tssF gene encoding type VI secretion system baseplate subunit TssF, with product MGSSQDELLQAYQRELAWLRGAGAEFAASYPKLAARLRLGASEVGDPHVERLIESFAFLTARVQHAFDSDLPELSTTLLGLLAPHLVESLPSLSIACFEVDTAAGLPLAGSRIERGTQLLAEPRPGQTCRFRTCAPVTLWPIQVTDASLESPLSIGWLRGRRDVSAVLRLRLAAREARLADLQLERLQFFLDGPSELTFRLYELLTCHARSVALVPDGSPGEPRFQPADSLRQLGFGPEEAVLPSLPHQHRGYRLLQEYFAFPEKFLFFELALERACIQASQQALEVFVLLDAMPEEQLALTPETFRLGCTPIINLFPKLAEPIRLDQRRTEYPLVPDYRRQQELELHSILSVTAATEGAGHTRGVEPLFSWRHRDDGQEPRAFWYARRQPTGRAQGPGSQMLLSFVDLELDPHLPAEQTLHVHTLCTNGELPVQLGPGAELQVEERVPVGAIRCLRRPTPPRAPPERGAMLWQLVSLLSLNHLSLANGPQALEALEELLRLHDFSGGQVCEQQLQGLTGLACRPVVRQRGWDAWRGFCRGQEITLTFDESLYVGGSALLLAAVLHHFFGLYAPVDSFTQLVARSEQREDTWKRWPPMAGDAPLV from the coding sequence ATGGGCAGCAGTCAGGACGAGTTGCTCCAGGCCTACCAGCGGGAGCTGGCATGGCTGCGCGGAGCGGGAGCGGAGTTCGCGGCCAGCTACCCCAAGCTGGCCGCGAGGCTCCGGCTGGGCGCGAGCGAGGTGGGAGACCCCCACGTGGAGCGCCTCATCGAGTCGTTCGCCTTCCTCACCGCGCGCGTCCAGCATGCCTTCGACAGCGATCTGCCGGAGCTCTCCACCACCCTGCTGGGTCTGCTGGCCCCCCACCTGGTGGAGTCCCTTCCCTCGCTGTCCATCGCCTGCTTCGAGGTGGATACGGCGGCTGGCCTGCCCCTGGCCGGCAGCCGCATCGAGCGCGGTACACAGCTCCTGGCCGAGCCACGCCCGGGGCAGACCTGCCGCTTCCGCACCTGCGCCCCGGTGACGCTCTGGCCGATCCAGGTGACGGATGCGAGCCTGGAGTCTCCACTCTCCATCGGCTGGCTGCGCGGGAGGCGGGACGTGTCGGCGGTGCTCCGGCTGCGGCTGGCGGCCCGCGAGGCCCGGCTGGCGGACCTCCAGTTGGAGCGGCTCCAGTTCTTCCTCGACGGACCTTCCGAGCTGACCTTCCGCCTCTACGAGCTGCTCACCTGCCATGCCCGGAGCGTGGCGCTCGTGCCGGATGGCTCGCCGGGCGAGCCCCGCTTCCAACCCGCGGACAGCTTGCGGCAGCTCGGCTTCGGCCCCGAGGAGGCGGTGCTGCCCTCGCTGCCCCACCAGCACCGCGGCTATCGCCTCCTGCAGGAGTACTTCGCCTTCCCCGAGAAGTTCCTCTTCTTCGAGCTGGCGCTGGAGCGCGCGTGCATCCAGGCGTCGCAGCAGGCGCTCGAGGTGTTCGTGCTGCTGGATGCCATGCCCGAGGAGCAGCTCGCGCTCACGCCGGAGACGTTCCGGCTGGGCTGCACCCCCATCATCAATCTCTTTCCCAAGCTGGCCGAGCCCATCCGGTTGGATCAGCGCCGCACCGAGTACCCGCTGGTGCCCGACTACCGTCGCCAGCAGGAGCTGGAGCTGCACTCCATCCTCTCCGTCACCGCCGCCACGGAGGGGGCCGGGCATACGCGGGGGGTGGAGCCGCTCTTCTCCTGGCGCCACCGGGATGACGGGCAGGAGCCGCGCGCCTTCTGGTACGCCCGACGTCAGCCCACCGGCCGCGCGCAGGGACCGGGCTCCCAGATGCTGCTGTCCTTCGTGGACCTGGAGCTCGACCCGCACCTGCCGGCGGAGCAGACGCTGCACGTGCACACGCTGTGCACCAATGGGGAGCTGCCCGTGCAACTCGGGCCCGGTGCGGAGCTCCAGGTGGAGGAGCGCGTCCCCGTGGGCGCCATCCGCTGCCTGCGCCGTCCCACGCCGCCCCGCGCGCCCCCGGAGCGGGGCGCCATGCTCTGGCAGCTCGTCTCGTTGCTGTCGCTCAACCACCTCTCGCTCGCCAACGGCCCCCAGGCGCTGGAGGCGCTCGAGGAGCTGTTGCGGCTGCATGACTTCTCCGGCGGCCAGGTGTGCGAGCAGCAGCTCCAGGGGCTGACGGGGCTGGCGTGCCGCCCGGTGGTGCGCCAGCGCGGCTGGGATGCCTGGCGGGGCTTCTGCCGTGGCCAGGAGATCACCCTCACCTTCGACGAGTCCCTCTACGTGGGCGGCAGTGCGCTGCTGCTCGCGGCGGTGCTCCACCACTTCTTCGGCCTGTACGCCCCGGTGGATTCCTTCACCCAGCTCGTCGCGAGGAGCGAGCAGCGGGAGGACACATGGAAGAGATGGCCCCCCATGGCCGGCGACGCGCCCCTGGTGTAG
- a CDS encoding Hcp family type VI secretion system effector, translating into MPESIYLKIAKAQGSSKVQTYTGQIEVLSYRYEISFPMSLNERSNDGEVKRQGRPSHGELVVTKLVDKASPNLYLSCSKGESVGTATLTVAGSEDSKIFTYEMTDVVVTGVSVSAGGKGDPVETVKLDYASITWKEGDSNSTKWDRKTNKSA; encoded by the coding sequence ATGCCAGAAAGTATCTACCTCAAGATCGCCAAGGCGCAGGGCAGCTCGAAGGTACAGACGTACACGGGCCAGATCGAGGTCCTCTCCTACCGCTACGAGATCTCCTTTCCCATGAGCCTCAACGAGCGGTCCAACGATGGTGAGGTCAAGAGGCAGGGCCGGCCCAGCCACGGAGAGCTCGTCGTCACCAAGTTGGTGGATAAAGCCTCGCCCAATCTCTACCTGTCCTGCAGCAAGGGAGAGAGCGTTGGCACGGCCACCCTCACCGTGGCTGGCAGCGAGGACAGCAAGATCTTCACCTACGAGATGACGGATGTCGTCGTCACCGGTGTCTCGGTTTCGGCCGGGGGAAAGGGCGACCCCGTCGAAACGGTGAAGCTCGATTACGCCAGCATCACCTGGAAGGAAGGGGACAGCAACTCGACGAAGTGGGATCGCAAGACCAACAAGTCGGCCTGA
- the tssC gene encoding type VI secretion system contractile sheath large subunit, which produces MFEEETQEATQGVQAAVAEPEQGLLARIIEEGRLARDDSQQPRARELVSELVDQALTTESIPSDVDLVALINQRIARIDELLGAQLDEVLHTESFQRLEASWRGLHMLVHGTETGTNLKLRVLHATKKELLDDLERAPEFDQSALFKKVYEEEYGTFGGQPYGVLIGDYEFGRVPRDVALLESISRVAAAAHAPFITAASPSLFDLDSFTDIGAPRDLARIFESTELIRWRSFRDSEDARYVALVLPHILARLPYGEDTVPVDGFGYREDVDGRDHRKYLWGNAAYALGLRITSAFAQHQWCANIRGVEGGGIVQGLPTHTFRTDEGDIAQKCPTEVAITDRREKELSDLGFITLCHCKGTDYAAFFGSQTANKPRRYDTPQANANAELSSQLPYLLSASRFAHYLKVIMRDKIGGFASRQEISDYLNRWISQYVQINENASFSIKARQPLREARVDVTEVPGHPGNYRAVVFLRPHFQLNELTASIRLVSDLPQAAT; this is translated from the coding sequence ATGTTCGAGGAAGAAACGCAAGAAGCGACGCAGGGAGTACAGGCCGCGGTGGCGGAGCCGGAGCAGGGACTGCTGGCGCGCATCATCGAGGAGGGCAGGCTGGCGCGCGATGACAGCCAGCAGCCCCGCGCCCGCGAGCTGGTGAGCGAGCTCGTGGACCAGGCACTCACCACCGAGTCCATCCCGAGCGACGTGGACCTGGTCGCGCTCATCAACCAGCGCATCGCCCGCATCGACGAGCTGCTGGGTGCGCAGCTCGACGAGGTGCTCCATACCGAGTCCTTCCAGCGGCTGGAGGCCTCCTGGCGGGGGCTGCACATGCTGGTCCATGGCACCGAGACAGGGACGAACCTGAAGCTGCGGGTCCTGCACGCCACCAAGAAGGAGCTGCTGGATGACCTGGAGCGGGCGCCCGAGTTCGACCAGAGCGCCCTCTTCAAGAAGGTCTACGAGGAGGAGTACGGCACCTTCGGCGGACAGCCCTATGGGGTGCTCATCGGCGACTATGAGTTCGGCCGCGTTCCGCGGGACGTGGCGCTGCTGGAGTCCATCTCCCGCGTGGCCGCCGCCGCCCACGCACCCTTCATCACCGCGGCCAGTCCCTCACTGTTCGACCTGGACAGCTTCACGGACATCGGTGCCCCGAGAGACCTGGCGCGCATCTTCGAGAGCACCGAGCTCATCCGCTGGCGCAGCTTCCGGGACTCGGAGGACGCCCGCTACGTGGCGCTGGTGCTGCCCCATATCCTGGCGCGGCTGCCCTATGGTGAGGACACGGTGCCCGTGGACGGCTTCGGCTACCGGGAAGACGTGGATGGCCGCGATCACCGCAAGTATCTGTGGGGCAACGCGGCATACGCCCTGGGCCTGCGCATCACCTCCGCCTTCGCCCAGCACCAGTGGTGCGCCAACATCCGCGGGGTGGAGGGAGGTGGCATCGTCCAGGGGCTGCCCACCCATACGTTCCGCACCGACGAGGGAGACATCGCCCAGAAATGCCCCACCGAGGTGGCCATCACCGACCGGCGTGAGAAGGAATTGAGCGACCTGGGCTTCATCACCCTGTGTCATTGCAAGGGAACCGACTACGCGGCCTTCTTCGGTTCGCAGACGGCCAACAAGCCCCGCCGCTACGACACGCCCCAGGCCAACGCCAACGCGGAGCTGTCTTCCCAGCTTCCCTATCTCCTGTCCGCCTCGCGCTTCGCGCACTACCTCAAGGTCATCATGCGCGACAAGATTGGCGGTTTCGCCTCTCGGCAGGAGATCTCCGACTACCTCAACCGGTGGATCAGCCAGTACGTGCAGATCAATGAGAACGCGTCCTTCTCCATCAAGGCCCGCCAGCCGCTGCGCGAGGCGCGGGTGGACGTCACCGAGGTACCGGGTCACCCTGGCAACTACCGCGCGGTGGTGTTCCTCCGCCCCCACTTCCAGCTCAACGAACTGACTGCCTCCATTCGCCTGGTGTCCGATCTGCCCCAGGCGGCCACGTAG